Proteins found in one Actinokineospora alba genomic segment:
- a CDS encoding DUF2613 family protein translates to MGKIVGALVAVMVGLGLATGVTFGVTSAASPDSESKLDLRDRPKGNGDNGVVNYGTP, encoded by the coding sequence GTGGGCAAGATCGTTGGAGCACTGGTGGCGGTAATGGTCGGTCTCGGCCTGGCCACCGGCGTCACGTTCGGGGTCACCAGCGCCGCGAGCCCCGACAGCGAGAGCAAGCTGGACCTGCGCGACCGGCCGAAGGGCAACGGGGACAACGGCGTCGTCAACTACGGCACCCCCTGA